One Tessaracoccus lacteus DNA window includes the following coding sequences:
- a CDS encoding sugar ABC transporter ATP-binding protein codes for MSTPVVELRDVTKRFPGVVALRDMGLTVEPGEVHGLIGENGAGKSTLIKVLTGVYTPEEGQIIVEGTERRFSAPKDSQEAGIACVYQELNIVKQLSLTDNIFLNQYIKTGSGLLDYKAMHAKATELLQSMSIDVDVTKPAAVFGMGVLQMVEIAKALLTGAKVIIMDEPTSSLGESEVEQLIRVVRELKASGVAIVFVSHKLEELFILCDRVTVMRDGKHIITSPIEELDNDKLIRAMVGRSVDNQFPKEETTPGDVAVEFRDVTSVGTIKHISFEARYGEILGFAGLVGAGRTETMRAIFGDLPIDSGEVLLNGKPVRISSPQDAVGKGIAFVTEDRKGQGLVLNQSISTNLILASLGRVKSGMLLDKAKIRQVSADSIASMRIKTPDAENQVSKLSGGNQQKVVIGKWINSDAEVYLFDEPTRGIDVGAKVEVYNIMNRLASEGKCIIMVSSELPEVLGMSDRVVVMRGGEVMAQMRRGEADFNEDDIMKAAWGERKEQR; via the coding sequence ATGAGTACTCCAGTCGTCGAACTCCGGGACGTGACCAAGCGGTTCCCCGGCGTTGTGGCGCTCCGCGACATGGGCCTGACGGTCGAGCCCGGCGAGGTGCACGGTCTCATCGGCGAGAACGGCGCGGGCAAGTCGACCCTGATCAAGGTGCTGACCGGCGTCTACACGCCGGAGGAGGGCCAGATCATCGTCGAGGGCACCGAGCGCAGGTTCTCGGCCCCCAAGGACTCCCAGGAGGCGGGCATCGCCTGCGTCTACCAGGAGCTCAACATCGTCAAGCAGCTGTCGCTGACGGACAACATCTTCCTCAACCAGTACATCAAGACCGGCTCCGGGCTGCTCGACTACAAGGCCATGCATGCCAAGGCCACCGAGCTGCTGCAGTCGATGAGCATCGACGTCGACGTCACCAAGCCGGCCGCCGTGTTCGGCATGGGCGTCCTGCAGATGGTTGAGATCGCCAAGGCTCTCCTCACCGGGGCCAAGGTCATCATCATGGACGAGCCCACCTCCAGCCTCGGCGAGTCCGAGGTCGAGCAGCTCATCCGGGTGGTGCGCGAGCTCAAGGCGAGCGGCGTGGCGATCGTCTTCGTGTCGCACAAACTCGAGGAGCTGTTCATCCTGTGCGACCGTGTCACGGTCATGCGCGACGGAAAGCACATCATCACCTCACCGATCGAGGAACTCGACAACGACAAGCTGATCCGCGCCATGGTCGGCCGCAGCGTCGACAACCAGTTCCCGAAGGAGGAGACCACACCCGGCGACGTCGCCGTCGAGTTCCGGGACGTCACCTCCGTCGGCACCATCAAGCACATCAGCTTCGAGGCCCGCTACGGCGAGATCCTCGGCTTCGCCGGCCTTGTCGGCGCGGGGCGGACCGAGACGATGCGTGCAATCTTCGGCGACCTGCCCATCGACAGCGGCGAGGTGCTGCTGAACGGCAAGCCGGTCCGCATCTCGTCGCCGCAGGACGCGGTGGGCAAGGGCATCGCCTTCGTCACGGAGGACCGGAAGGGTCAGGGTCTGGTGCTCAACCAGTCGATCTCGACGAACCTGATCCTCGCGTCGCTCGGCCGCGTCAAGAGCGGCATGCTGCTCGACAAGGCGAAGATCCGGCAGGTATCGGCCGACAGCATCGCCTCCATGCGCATCAAGACGCCCGACGCCGAGAACCAGGTATCGAAGCTCAGCGGCGGCAACCAGCAGAAGGTGGTCATCGGCAAGTGGATCAACTCCGACGCCGAGGTCTACCTCTTCGACGAACCCACCAGAGGCATCGACGTCGGTGCCAAGGTCGAGGTCTACAACATCATGAACAGGCTTGCCAGCGAAGGTAAGTGCATCATCATGGTCTCCTCCGAGCTGCCCGAGGTGCTGGGCATGAGCGACCGGGTGGTCGTCATGCGCGGCGGCGAGGTGATGGCCCAGATGCGGCGTGGAGAAGCCGACTTCAACGAGGACGACATCATGAAGGCTGCCTGGGGAGAACGGAAAGAACAACGATGA
- a CDS encoding ABC transporter permease, with amino-acid sequence MKNNPRLAAIVRALAPLLALAILVIIMAAISPEFRTVNNGMNILRQTAVNGFLSAGMLVVLITAGIDLSVGANAILSACVMAMLMTTFGVTNPVLLLLSALIVGTLVGIVNGLLLTKLKLPHPFVSTLGMKFVLAGLALFVVSTRTISGFPDAVTWLGSADFLRGGGFNGIPGSFLALIITFVVLHIVLNRTALGRAIYSVGGNPEATRLSGINTDRVLTTVYGLSGFVSALAGIVIVGRSGVANPSAAMSGNYETDAIAACIIGGASFTGGKGTVWGTLIGCLIIAVIRNGLTLMNAQSDVQFMVIGAVIIVAVFIDVRRTASEERRRRLAAA; translated from the coding sequence ATGAAGAACAACCCCCGCCTCGCGGCGATCGTTCGGGCGCTGGCACCGCTGCTGGCGCTTGCGATCCTCGTCATCATCATGGCGGCGATCAGCCCCGAGTTCCGCACCGTGAACAACGGCATGAACATCCTGCGCCAGACGGCCGTCAACGGCTTCCTGTCCGCCGGCATGCTCGTGGTCCTGATCACGGCGGGTATCGACCTCTCGGTCGGCGCCAACGCGATCCTGAGCGCCTGCGTCATGGCGATGCTCATGACGACGTTCGGCGTGACCAACCCGGTCCTGCTGCTCCTGTCCGCGCTGATCGTCGGCACGCTCGTCGGCATCGTCAACGGTCTCCTGCTCACCAAGCTGAAGCTGCCGCACCCGTTCGTCTCCACCCTGGGCATGAAGTTCGTGCTGGCAGGTCTGGCGCTGTTCGTGGTCAGCACCCGCACCATCTCCGGCTTCCCCGATGCCGTGACCTGGCTAGGCTCGGCCGACTTCCTGCGCGGCGGCGGATTCAACGGCATCCCGGGCTCGTTCCTGGCGCTGATCATCACGTTCGTCGTCCTGCACATCGTGCTGAACCGCACCGCGCTCGGCCGGGCGATCTACTCGGTCGGCGGCAACCCCGAGGCAACGCGCCTGTCCGGCATCAACACCGACCGGGTCCTGACCACCGTCTACGGCCTGTCCGGATTCGTCAGCGCGCTGGCCGGCATCGTGATCGTCGGCCGCTCCGGCGTCGCGAACCCGTCGGCGGCCATGAGCGGCAACTACGAGACCGACGCGATCGCGGCCTGCATCATCGGCGGCGCCTCGTTCACCGGCGGCAAGGGCACCGTGTGGGGCACCCTGATCGGCTGTCTCATCATCGCGGTGATCCGCAACGGCCTGACGCTCATGAACGCGCAGTCCGACGTGCAGTTCATGGTCATCGGCGCCGTGATCATCGTCGCGGTCTTCATCGATGTGCGCCGCACGGCCTCCGAGGAGCGTCGTCGCCGCCTCGCCGCCGCCTGA
- a CDS encoding Gfo/Idh/MocA family protein, whose protein sequence is MNHELRVGIIGTGVMGQDHARILSRKVAGARLTALADVNEAGARALAGELGVGDVFTDSTEMLDSGLVDAVIIASPDRLHAATTLECLERGLPVLCEKPLAPTVEEAARVAQAHAALDRPLLSVGFMRRFDPGYVALKGRIASGVDGALLMTHSVHRNVEAYPGSDSAATITNSAVHEIDILPWLTGERIVEVLWAAGRTTSLLAERHDPQLLLMRDAGGVLHTVEVQVHAQYGYDVRCEAVCERASVELAGAPTLVDGAPLVVSSGLKRTTAYPADWRPRFAEAYRAELAAWVAASSAGTVPAEAATVEEALRTTRVALALVQSMNEGGWVAVEEA, encoded by the coding sequence GTGAACCACGAACTGAGAGTCGGCATCATCGGCACCGGAGTCATGGGCCAGGACCATGCCCGGATCCTGAGCCGGAAGGTCGCCGGCGCCAGGCTGACGGCCCTGGCCGACGTCAACGAGGCGGGCGCCCGCGCCCTGGCCGGCGAGCTCGGCGTCGGCGACGTCTTCACCGACAGCACAGAGATGCTGGACTCGGGGCTCGTTGACGCCGTCATCATCGCGTCGCCCGACCGGCTGCACGCGGCCACGACGCTCGAGTGCCTGGAGCGGGGGCTGCCGGTGCTGTGCGAGAAGCCGCTCGCGCCCACCGTCGAGGAGGCGGCGCGGGTCGCGCAGGCGCACGCCGCGCTGGACCGGCCGCTGCTGAGCGTCGGGTTCATGCGCCGTTTCGACCCCGGCTACGTCGCGCTCAAGGGCCGCATCGCGTCCGGCGTCGACGGTGCCCTGCTGATGACGCACTCGGTGCACCGCAACGTCGAGGCGTACCCCGGCAGCGACTCCGCCGCGACGATCACCAACTCCGCCGTGCACGAGATCGACATCCTGCCGTGGCTCACCGGCGAGAGGATCGTCGAGGTGCTCTGGGCTGCCGGGCGCACCACGTCGCTGCTCGCTGAGCGACACGACCCGCAGCTGCTGCTGATGCGCGACGCGGGCGGGGTGCTGCACACCGTGGAGGTGCAGGTGCACGCGCAGTACGGCTACGACGTGCGGTGCGAGGCGGTGTGCGAGCGGGCCTCGGTCGAGCTGGCCGGCGCCCCGACGCTGGTCGACGGCGCCCCGCTGGTGGTCAGCTCCGGCCTGAAGCGGACCACCGCGTACCCGGCCGACTGGCGGCCCCGGTTCGCGGAGGCCTACCGTGCGGAGCTCGCCGCCTGGGTCGCGGCATCCTCGGCCGGCACCGTCCCGGCCGAGGCGGCCACCGTCGAGGAGGCGCTGCGCACGACGCGCGTCGCGCTGGCGCTGGTCCAGTCGATGAACGAAGGCGGCTGGGTCGCCGTCGAGGAGGCGTGA
- a CDS encoding sugar phosphate isomerase/epimerase family protein encodes MRIGLLTDSLSAYSLDGVLDAAEALGVADLEFCTGGWSEAPHLDVFELVSDDRLRGEFEARLADRGMRISALNANGNQLHPVTGPQVDAVVRATVELASLLEVPTVVLMSGLPGGAAGERTPNWITTSWPPETQAILDYQWNEVALPYWAGLAELGRSRAVRFAVEMHGQQLVYNASSLLRLRREVGDIVGANLDPSHPMWQGADPRQLARALTGAIHHVHAKDARLQHPQVDVDGVLGTQPPEEAGERPWNYVTLGRGYPGGQQFWAQFLADLRAAGYDGVLSIEHEDVLMDALEGVEQSVALLRSVLPSKPPSWRPAEI; translated from the coding sequence ATGAGGATCGGGCTGCTGACCGACTCGCTGTCTGCCTACTCCCTCGACGGAGTCCTCGACGCGGCCGAGGCGCTGGGCGTCGCCGACCTGGAGTTCTGCACGGGCGGCTGGTCCGAGGCGCCGCACCTGGACGTGTTCGAGCTGGTCTCCGACGACCGGTTGCGCGGCGAGTTCGAGGCGAGGCTCGCCGACAGGGGCATGCGCATCTCCGCGCTGAACGCCAACGGCAACCAGCTGCACCCGGTCACCGGGCCGCAGGTCGACGCGGTCGTTCGGGCGACGGTCGAGCTGGCGTCGCTGCTCGAGGTGCCCACCGTCGTGCTGATGTCCGGCCTGCCCGGTGGTGCGGCGGGGGAGCGGACGCCGAACTGGATCACCACCTCGTGGCCACCGGAGACCCAGGCGATCCTCGACTACCAGTGGAATGAGGTTGCGCTGCCGTACTGGGCGGGCCTGGCCGAGCTTGGGCGCAGCCGGGCGGTGCGGTTCGCCGTCGAGATGCACGGTCAGCAGCTGGTCTACAACGCGTCGTCGCTGCTCAGGCTGCGCCGCGAGGTGGGCGACATCGTCGGGGCGAACCTGGACCCGTCGCACCCGATGTGGCAGGGCGCGGACCCGCGGCAGCTGGCCAGGGCCCTGACCGGGGCGATCCACCACGTCCACGCCAAGGACGCCCGGCTGCAGCACCCGCAGGTCGACGTCGACGGCGTGCTCGGCACGCAGCCGCCCGAGGAGGCCGGCGAGCGGCCGTGGAACTACGTGACGCTGGGGCGGGGCTACCCCGGCGGTCAGCAGTTCTGGGCGCAGTTCCTGGCTGATCTGCGCGCGGCCGGCTACGACGGCGTGCTGAGCATCGAGCACGAGGACGTGCTCATGGACGCCCTCGAGGGCGTCGAGCAGTCCGTGGCGCTGCTGCGCTCCGTACTGCCATCCAAGCCGCCGAGCTGGCGGCCGGCCGAGATCTGA
- a CDS encoding Gfo/Idh/MocA family protein: MDTALTPSTVALVGIGRIGIMHARLLAHHDLVGRLVLADADSARASRAADELGCVSSTVDAVFDPSNPLGLDAIVIATATNTHSELLIRAAATGIPTYCEKPIALDLAEARAAQHALEAAGLPHHIGFQRRLDVGYTRAKQLLESGELGELRRVHALTADQYPPADQFIPGSGGIFVDANVHDFDILRWVTGREVVEVYSVGAARGSDAFAAANDVSEAVTVLTFDDGTLGTVHSSRYNGQGYEVRLDLMGTEGTANVGLDNKVPFRSTEDGVEFPPEAPWDDFIERFLPCYERELDHFLRNPVRGLPSICTAADAVEALRIALACKLSREQHRSVRLDEIL; the protein is encoded by the coding sequence ATGGATACCGCGCTGACCCCGAGCACCGTCGCTCTGGTGGGCATCGGACGCATCGGCATCATGCACGCCCGCCTGCTCGCCCACCACGACCTGGTCGGGCGACTCGTGCTCGCCGACGCCGACTCGGCGCGCGCCTCCCGCGCGGCCGACGAGCTTGGCTGCGTGAGCTCGACGGTGGACGCCGTCTTCGACCCGTCCAACCCGCTGGGCCTCGACGCGATCGTCATCGCGACGGCGACCAACACCCACTCCGAGCTCCTGATCCGTGCCGCAGCGACCGGCATTCCCACCTACTGCGAGAAGCCCATCGCGCTCGACCTCGCCGAGGCCCGCGCCGCGCAGCACGCGCTGGAGGCCGCGGGCCTGCCGCACCACATCGGCTTCCAGCGCCGCCTCGACGTCGGCTACACCCGCGCGAAGCAGCTTCTCGAGTCCGGCGAGCTCGGCGAGCTGCGCCGCGTGCACGCCCTCACCGCCGACCAGTACCCGCCCGCCGACCAGTTCATCCCCGGATCGGGCGGCATCTTCGTCGACGCCAACGTCCACGACTTCGACATCCTGCGCTGGGTGACCGGGCGCGAGGTCGTCGAGGTCTACTCGGTCGGCGCCGCGCGCGGGTCCGACGCCTTCGCGGCAGCGAACGACGTGTCCGAGGCCGTCACCGTCCTCACCTTCGACGACGGGACGCTGGGCACCGTCCACTCGTCACGCTACAACGGCCAGGGCTACGAGGTCCGCCTCGACCTGATGGGCACCGAGGGCACCGCGAACGTCGGCCTCGACAACAAGGTGCCGTTCCGCTCGACCGAGGACGGCGTCGAGTTCCCGCCCGAGGCGCCGTGGGACGACTTCATCGAACGGTTCCTCCCTTGCTACGAGCGTGAGCTCGACCACTTCCTGCGCAACCCGGTGCGCGGGCTGCCGAGCATCTGCACCGCCGCCGACGCCGTCGAGGCGCTGCGGATCGCGCTGGCCTGCAAGCTCTCGCGCGAGCAGCACCGCAGCGTCAGGCTCGACGAGATCCTCTGA
- a CDS encoding CoA-acylating methylmalonate-semialdehyde dehydrogenase has translation MTQTTTATRTITHWIGGAPYTGDPAGRIPVENPATGQVEAELLAASRADLDHAVSVAREAQAKWGRASLAKRTAIMFKMRELVLANSDELARSIVAEHGKDYSDALGEIQRGRETLDFACGINAALKGNQSYDISSGVDIVSLRQPVGVVAGIAPFNFPIMVPMWMHPIALAAGNAFILKPASPTPTASMLIARLYQEAGLPDGLFNVVAGGRDTVTDILEHPGINAVSFVGSTPVARIIMEKGTAAGKRVQALGGANNHAIVMPDADLEFAAQHISAAAFGAAGERCMALPVVVAVGGIGPKLAEMVKANAVKIKVGYGMDEGVQMGPVISRAARQRITGLIDDAEQRGASVVLDGRGHTVDGYEDGFWLGPTILDDVPLEAPVYHEEVFGPVLTVVHADNYAEAIKIVNSSPFGNGAAIFTNDGGVARRFELDVEAGMVGINVPIPTPVAYYSFGGWKDSLLGDLHIHGPEGLQFVTKLKAVTSRWPSERGAYAATMSFQREE, from the coding sequence ATGACCCAGACCACCACGGCGACCCGGACCATCACGCACTGGATCGGCGGCGCCCCCTACACCGGCGACCCTGCCGGCAGGATCCCCGTCGAGAACCCGGCGACCGGTCAGGTCGAGGCGGAGCTGCTCGCCGCCAGCCGCGCGGACCTTGACCATGCGGTCAGCGTCGCCCGCGAGGCGCAGGCGAAGTGGGGACGCGCGTCGCTCGCGAAGCGCACCGCCATCATGTTCAAGATGCGCGAGCTCGTGCTGGCGAACTCCGATGAGCTGGCCCGTTCGATCGTCGCCGAGCACGGCAAGGACTACAGCGACGCGCTCGGCGAGATCCAGCGCGGCCGCGAGACCCTGGACTTCGCCTGCGGCATCAACGCGGCACTCAAGGGCAACCAGTCCTACGACATCTCCTCGGGCGTCGACATCGTGTCGCTGCGGCAGCCGGTCGGCGTCGTCGCGGGCATCGCACCGTTCAACTTCCCGATCATGGTGCCGATGTGGATGCACCCGATCGCGCTGGCCGCTGGCAACGCCTTCATCCTGAAGCCCGCCTCCCCGACGCCCACTGCTTCGATGCTCATCGCACGGCTCTACCAGGAGGCCGGCCTGCCCGACGGCCTGTTCAACGTGGTTGCCGGCGGCCGTGACACCGTCACCGACATCCTCGAGCACCCCGGCATCAACGCCGTCTCCTTCGTCGGCTCGACTCCCGTCGCGCGGATCATCATGGAGAAGGGCACCGCTGCAGGCAAGCGCGTGCAGGCACTCGGCGGCGCGAACAACCACGCCATCGTGATGCCCGACGCCGACCTCGAGTTCGCCGCCCAGCACATCTCTGCCGCCGCCTTCGGCGCGGCGGGTGAGCGGTGCATGGCGCTGCCCGTCGTCGTCGCCGTCGGCGGCATCGGGCCGAAGCTGGCCGAGATGGTCAAGGCTAACGCCGTAAAGATCAAGGTCGGCTACGGCATGGACGAGGGCGTGCAGATGGGCCCGGTCATCTCCCGGGCGGCGCGGCAGCGCATCACCGGCCTGATCGACGACGCCGAGCAGCGTGGCGCCTCCGTCGTGCTCGACGGCCGCGGCCACACCGTCGACGGCTACGAGGACGGCTTCTGGCTCGGCCCGACGATCCTCGACGACGTGCCCCTCGAGGCCCCCGTGTACCACGAGGAGGTCTTCGGCCCGGTCCTCACCGTCGTTCACGCCGACAACTACGCCGAGGCCATCAAGATCGTGAACTCTTCGCCCTTCGGCAACGGCGCGGCGATCTTCACCAACGACGGCGGCGTCGCCCGACGCTTCGAGCTCGACGTCGAGGCGGGGATGGTCGGCATCAACGTCCCGATCCCCACCCCGGTGGCCTACTACTCCTTCGGCGGCTGGAAGGACTCGCTGCTCGGCGACCTCCACATCCACGGCCCGGAGGGACTCCAGTTCGTCACGAAGCTCAAGGCCGTCACCAGCCGGTGGCCCTCGGAGCGCGGAGCCTATGCCGCGACGATGAGCTTCCAGCGCGAGGAGTAG